One region of Roseovarius faecimaris genomic DNA includes:
- a CDS encoding magnesium chelatase subunit H: protein MRDDVIPPRAARAYNIVILTLDSHAAGPCARVADQLAADFPGLNLSVHAAAEWGECPDTLDAARRAIAEGDIILITLLFLEEHINAILPDLNARRDTCDAMVGIIADASIVRLTRMGTLDMSAPESGTSKLLKKLRGAGKPSVEKGARKMKLLRRLPRILRLIPGKAQDLRAWFLAMQYWLGASDDNIDAMVRFLISRYARVEAWRGVKAAAPLDYPETGLYHPDLQTDRPGRMTTDLAALPAPANPKATVGLLMMRSYVLSGDTAHYDAVIRSLEARGMRVIPAFAAGLDGRPAIDSFFLENGTPRIDALVSLTGFSLVGGPAYNDNESAIKALKTLDIPYIAAHPLEFQTLDQWAASPQGLGPIETTMLIALPELDGATNPTVFAGRHGAGGCTGCAHACPATSTVKAMAPCHERIDRLTARVEKLALLRRSRAADRKVGIVLFGFPPNAGAVGTAAYLDVFRSLHNTLHAMAARGYDMTPPATVEELRSAILDGTAQQYGQEANIAAHVSADRIVAATPWLEEIEAQWGPAPGKVQSDGRGVFILGAEFGNVFVGVQPAFGYEGDPMRLLFERGFAPTHAFAQFYLWLKHSFKADALLHFGMHGALEFMPGKQAGPGADDWPDRLIGDMPNVYLYASNNPSEATLAKRRAGAITITHLTPPLASAGLYKGLAELKDSLNRWRGTAPDAPERAEIETLIAEQAAAVDMGGVEAETLWVKLLETEDALIPEGLHVLGAPMSAQARADYLDLLPESDAATRARIDKLLATDSEIPALLNALDGRFTPPVPGGDLVRSPAILPTGRNIHAFDPFRMPTEYACRDGAKQAQLLLDTHATLPHTVALVLWGSDNIKSDGAPIAQALALIGAKPRFDSFGRLCGADLIPLAELGRPRIDVVMTLSGIFRDLLPLQTKLLAEAALKAASADEPLEQNFVRKHALAYADAIGCDLETAALRVFSNAEGAYGSNVNMMVDSSAFGDEDELADAYEARKSFAYGTNGKARQSAEVLQKVLGDVDIAYQNLESVELGVTSVDHYFDTLGGISRAVRRARGGQEAAIYISDTTRGSGKVRTLADQVALETRSRSLNPKFHEALLQHGAEGVRQIESHITNTVGWSATTGQVEPWIYQRISETFVLDEEMRRRLSALNPAASSRMANRLLEAHDRNYWQPDAATLDALRNAADEMEDHLEGVAAE, encoded by the coding sequence ATGCGCGATGATGTGATCCCCCCTCGCGCCGCCCGCGCCTACAACATCGTGATCCTGACGCTGGATTCGCACGCGGCAGGGCCATGCGCACGTGTGGCCGATCAACTCGCCGCAGACTTTCCCGGCCTGAACCTCAGCGTGCACGCGGCCGCCGAATGGGGTGAGTGCCCCGATACGCTGGACGCCGCGCGCCGGGCGATTGCCGAAGGCGACATCATCCTGATCACGCTGCTCTTTCTCGAAGAGCATATCAACGCGATCCTGCCCGACCTGAACGCGCGGCGCGACACCTGCGATGCCATGGTGGGGATCATCGCAGATGCTTCCATCGTGCGGCTGACCCGGATGGGGACACTGGACATGTCGGCCCCGGAATCCGGCACCAGCAAGCTTTTGAAGAAGCTGCGCGGTGCGGGCAAACCCTCGGTCGAGAAGGGCGCGCGCAAGATGAAGCTGCTGCGTCGCCTGCCCCGCATCCTGCGGCTCATCCCCGGCAAGGCGCAGGATCTGCGCGCCTGGTTCCTGGCGATGCAATACTGGCTGGGAGCGTCAGACGACAACATCGACGCCATGGTGCGGTTCCTGATCTCGCGCTATGCGCGGGTTGAGGCATGGCGCGGGGTAAAGGCGGCGGCGCCGCTCGACTACCCTGAAACCGGGCTGTATCACCCCGACCTGCAAACGGATCGGCCGGGACGGATGACCACCGATCTTGCCGCCCTGCCCGCTCCAGCCAATCCGAAGGCCACGGTTGGCCTACTGATGATGCGCAGCTATGTGCTCTCGGGCGACACGGCGCATTACGATGCGGTGATCCGCAGCCTTGAGGCGCGCGGCATGCGCGTGATCCCGGCTTTTGCCGCTGGGCTGGACGGTCGGCCCGCGATTGACAGCTTCTTTCTGGAAAACGGAACGCCCCGGATCGACGCGCTGGTGTCGCTCACCGGGTTCTCACTGGTCGGCGGCCCAGCCTACAATGACAATGAATCGGCCATCAAAGCACTGAAAACGCTTGACATTCCCTACATCGCGGCACATCCGCTGGAGTTCCAGACACTGGATCAATGGGCCGCCTCGCCGCAAGGGCTAGGCCCGATCGAAACAACGATGCTTATCGCGCTGCCCGAACTGGACGGGGCGACCAATCCCACCGTCTTTGCCGGGCGGCACGGGGCCGGAGGCTGCACAGGTTGCGCACATGCCTGTCCGGCCACCTCCACGGTAAAGGCGATGGCACCCTGCCATGAACGGATCGATCGTCTGACCGCACGCGTTGAAAAACTCGCCCTGCTGCGCCGGTCCCGCGCCGCCGACCGCAAGGTGGGGATCGTGCTCTTTGGCTTTCCGCCCAATGCGGGCGCGGTCGGCACCGCGGCCTATCTCGATGTGTTCCGTTCGCTCCATAACACGCTGCATGCCATGGCGGCGCGCGGCTATGATATGACTCCGCCCGCCACGGTCGAAGAATTGCGCAGCGCCATTCTTGACGGCACAGCGCAGCAATACGGTCAGGAAGCGAATATCGCCGCGCATGTGAGCGCGGACAGGATTGTGGCAGCTACGCCCTGGCTGGAAGAAATCGAGGCGCAATGGGGCCCGGCCCCCGGCAAGGTGCAATCGGACGGGCGCGGCGTGTTCATCCTTGGCGCCGAATTCGGCAATGTGTTTGTGGGCGTGCAGCCCGCCTTCGGCTATGAGGGCGATCCGATGCGCCTGCTGTTCGAGCGCGGCTTTGCCCCCACCCATGCGTTCGCGCAGTTCTACCTCTGGCTCAAGCACAGCTTCAAAGCCGATGCGCTGCTGCATTTCGGGATGCATGGCGCGCTGGAGTTCATGCCGGGCAAACAGGCAGGCCCCGGCGCCGATGACTGGCCCGACCGCTTGATCGGCGACATGCCCAACGTATATCTTTACGCCTCGAACAACCCGTCAGAGGCGACGCTGGCCAAGCGCCGCGCCGGGGCGATTACCATCACGCATCTGACGCCGCCGCTGGCCTCTGCCGGGCTCTATAAGGGGCTGGCCGAGCTGAAGGACAGTCTGAACCGCTGGCGCGGCACCGCACCGGATGCGCCCGAGCGGGCAGAGATCGAGACACTGATTGCCGAACAGGCCGCAGCGGTCGATATGGGCGGGGTGGAGGCCGAAACGCTTTGGGTGAAGCTTCTGGAAACCGAAGACGCGTTGATCCCTGAAGGGCTGCACGTGCTGGGCGCGCCGATGTCGGCCCAAGCCCGCGCCGATTATCTTGACCTGCTGCCCGAAAGCGATGCCGCGACGCGCGCCCGGATCGACAAGCTTCTTGCGACCGACAGTGAAATCCCTGCCCTGCTCAACGCGCTGGACGGCCGGTTTACCCCGCCAGTGCCGGGCGGCGATCTGGTGCGCTCTCCGGCGATCCTGCCCACCGGGCGCAATATCCACGCGTTCGACCCGTTCCGCATGCCCACCGAATATGCCTGTCGCGACGGCGCGAAACAGGCGCAGCTTCTGCTCGACACCCATGCCACCCTGCCGCATACCGTGGCCCTGGTGCTCTGGGGGTCGGACAATATCAAATCCGACGGCGCCCCGATTGCGCAGGCGCTGGCCCTGATCGGGGCCAAGCCGCGTTTCGACAGCTTTGGCCGTCTCTGCGGCGCCGATCTCATCCCGCTAGCCGAGCTTGGCCGCCCGCGTATCGACGTGGTGATGACACTCTCGGGCATTTTCCGCGATCTGCTGCCCTTGCAGACCAAGCTGCTGGCTGAGGCCGCATTGAAGGCCGCAAGTGCTGACGAGCCGTTGGAGCAGAATTTCGTACGCAAACATGCGCTTGCCTATGCAGATGCCATCGGCTGCGATCTGGAAACCGCCGCCTTGCGCGTCTTCTCCAACGCCGAAGGGGCCTATGGATCGAACGTCAACATGATGGTCGACAGCTCTGCCTTTGGGGACGAGGACGAACTGGCGGACGCCTATGAGGCGCGCAAGAGCTTTGCCTATGGCACCAACGGCAAGGCCCGGCAAAGCGCCGAAGTGCTGCAAAAGGTGCTGGGCGACGTCGATATCGCTTATCAGAACCTCGAGTCGGTGGAATTGGGCGTCACCTCCGTCGATCATTATTTCGATACGCTGGGCGGTATCTCACGCGCGGTGCGCCGGGCGCGCGGCGGGCAAGAGGCGGCGATCTATATCTCCGATACCACGCGCGGCAGTGGCAAGGTGCGCACGCTGGCCGATCAGGTGGCGCTGGAAACCCGCTCGCGCTCGCTCAATCCGAAATTCCACGAAGCACTTTTGCAGCATGGCGCCGAAGGCGTTCGCCAGATCGAAAGTCACATCACCAACACGGTCGGCTGGTCGGCCACGACAGGCCAGGTCGAGCCGTGGATCTATCAGCGGATCTCCGAAACCTTCGTTCTGGATGAAGAGATGCGCCGCCGCCTGAGCGCCCTCAATCCCGCCGCGTCCTCACGCATGGCCAACCGCCTGCTTGAAGCGCATGACCGCAACTACTGGCAGCCCGATGCTGCCACGCTCGACGCGCTGCGCAATGCCGCCGACGAGATGGAAGATCACCTTGAGGGGGTCGCCGCAGAATGA
- the ppsR gene encoding transcriptional regulator PpsR encodes MEHLVEQASDIAIMIGADGTVEGISVNSECPSLGCLDHWIGRDFDSFLTVESRAKFAERRRALEAKPDSAPRSVQLNHVDNAVWEFPIRYTLHRVTGRDSYLLFGRDMQPIADVQQRLVAEQTSRERDQQKIRRNETFFRVVLEASETPLMLVEPETGKITDLNSSAALLFGTKTDTLAGTSLAQALEGRRKSELIDNLQAAASAEDVKAIEVTARRSGRDLVVFPRYFRAAGELVLLCRLTPVDEADGAGPEAAQSLATLFNLASDAIVLTDSKGMIRDANEAFLILTDAAQLRDVVNKPLSDFLARGAVDMKLVLENTKKKGRVRSYATQVLSSVGTRANVDLASTRLSRRGGDLGFGMIIREVVPSDLIDGDASATLMSEEAMKSVMDLVGTASLKSLVSATSDVIEKMCIETAIQMTNNNRVAAAEMLGLSRQSLYVKLRKHGLLGNDADDE; translated from the coding sequence GTGGAACATCTTGTCGAACAGGCGTCCGATATTGCGATCATGATTGGGGCCGATGGAACTGTGGAGGGGATATCGGTAAATTCCGAGTGCCCGTCACTTGGCTGTCTTGATCATTGGATTGGCCGGGACTTTGACAGTTTTCTGACTGTCGAGAGCCGTGCGAAGTTCGCTGAACGTCGCCGTGCCCTTGAGGCCAAGCCGGACTCTGCGCCGCGCTCGGTGCAACTCAATCATGTGGACAATGCGGTCTGGGAGTTTCCCATTCGTTATACGTTGCACCGTGTGACCGGGCGCGACTCGTACCTGCTTTTCGGTCGCGACATGCAACCGATTGCCGATGTGCAGCAGCGACTGGTCGCAGAACAGACCTCGCGCGAGCGGGATCAGCAGAAAATTCGCCGTAATGAAACGTTCTTCAGGGTGGTGTTGGAAGCCTCCGAGACGCCGCTGATGCTTGTCGAGCCCGAAACCGGAAAAATCACCGATCTGAACAGTTCCGCGGCCCTTCTTTTCGGAACAAAGACCGATACGCTTGCGGGAACGTCTCTGGCGCAGGCGCTGGAGGGGCGGCGCAAGAGTGAGCTGATCGATAACCTTCAGGCCGCCGCCAGTGCCGAGGACGTCAAGGCCATCGAGGTGACAGCGCGCCGCAGCGGTCGCGATCTTGTCGTCTTCCCGCGTTACTTCCGCGCTGCGGGAGAGCTTGTCCTGCTCTGTCGTCTGACGCCCGTGGATGAGGCGGATGGGGCCGGGCCGGAGGCAGCCCAATCCCTGGCGACACTCTTCAATCTGGCAAGCGATGCGATCGTGCTGACTGATTCCAAGGGCATGATCCGCGATGCGAATGAAGCTTTCCTGATCCTGACGGATGCCGCGCAGTTGCGTGATGTGGTCAACAAACCCTTGTCGGATTTCCTGGCGCGCGGTGCGGTTGACATGAAGCTTGTGCTTGAAAATACAAAGAAGAAGGGCAGGGTGCGCAGCTATGCGACGCAAGTGCTCAGCTCTGTCGGAACGCGCGCGAATGTGGATCTTGCCTCGACAAGGCTGTCGCGGCGCGGTGGGGATCTGGGCTTTGGCATGATCATCCGAGAGGTGGTGCCGAGCGACCTGATTGACGGTGATGCCAGTGCGACCCTGATGAGCGAAGAGGCGATGAAAAGCGTGATGGACCTCGTCGGGACCGCCTCGCTCAAGTCGCTCGTTTCGGCCACCTCGGACGTGATCGAAAAGATGTGCATCGAGACGGCCATTCAGATGACCAACAATAACCGCGTCGCCGCTGCCGAGATGCTGGGTCTGTCGCGGCAGAGCCTCTATGTCAAACTCCGCAAGCATGGCCTTCTAGGCAATGACGCGGACGACGAGTAA
- the chlG gene encoding chlorophyll synthase ChlG: MSVMTNLHSSRRVPHPRAVLSLIKPVTWFPPIWAYLCGVISVGVPVWESPGMLVIGMILAGPVVCGMSQAANDWCDRYVDAINEPNRPIPSGAIPGRWGLWIAIAMSVLALGLGSVLGPWGFGATVFGVVAAWIYSAEPFRLKRSGLWGPGLVGLCYEGLPWFTGAAVMAAGAPSWPVITIAALYAIGAHGIMTLNDFKALEGDRQTGIASLPVTLGPERAARVACWVMAVPQVVVIAALILWDRPLHAMAIAVLLAAQFWAMRVLLTDPKGRAPWYNATGVMFYVTGMMVAAFALRHLGG; the protein is encoded by the coding sequence ATGAGTGTCATGACGAATTTACATTCCTCCCGGCGGGTTCCGCACCCGCGCGCGGTTCTGTCGCTAATCAAGCCTGTCACATGGTTCCCGCCGATCTGGGCGTATTTATGCGGCGTCATTTCGGTCGGCGTCCCGGTCTGGGAGTCTCCGGGGATGCTTGTCATCGGGATGATCCTAGCAGGACCGGTGGTATGCGGGATGAGCCAGGCAGCGAATGACTGGTGTGACAGATATGTGGATGCCATCAACGAGCCAAACCGACCCATACCATCGGGGGCGATCCCGGGCCGGTGGGGGCTGTGGATCGCCATTGCGATGAGCGTACTCGCCCTTGGCCTGGGCTCTGTGCTTGGGCCCTGGGGGTTCGGGGCGACGGTCTTTGGTGTTGTGGCGGCCTGGATCTATTCTGCGGAACCCTTTCGCCTCAAGCGATCCGGCCTTTGGGGGCCGGGGCTAGTCGGCCTCTGCTACGAAGGGTTGCCCTGGTTCACCGGGGCGGCGGTGATGGCGGCGGGTGCGCCGTCCTGGCCGGTAATCACCATCGCGGCCCTTTATGCAATCGGCGCGCATGGCATCATGACGCTCAATGATTTCAAGGCACTGGAAGGTGACCGGCAAACCGGCATTGCCTCTCTGCCTGTCACCCTTGGCCCGGAACGTGCCGCGCGGGTGGCGTGTTGGGTCATGGCGGTGCCTCAGGTCGTGGTGATTGCGGCGCTGATCCTCTGGGACCGCCCGCTGCATGCCATGGCAATCGCGGTGCTGCTGGCCGCGCAGTTCTGGGCGATGCGGGTGCTACTGACCGATCCGAAGGGCCGGGCGCCCTGGTACAACGCGACCGGCGTGATGTTCTACGTGACCGGCATGATGGTCGCCGCCTTTGCGCTGCGACATCTGGGAGGCTGA
- a CDS encoding ferredoxin:protochlorophyllide reductase (ATP-dependent) subunit N has translation MTHHARPPDRPHPPAQARGCRDTPILKQRGQHEVFCGLTGIIWLHRKMQDAFFLVVGSRTCAHLLQSAAGVMIFAEPRFGTAILEEGDLAGLKDAQDELERVVVDLLTRRADIRQLFLVGSCPSEVIKLDLARAAERLSAKFAPKVRVLNYSGSGIETTFTEGEDACLAAMVPALPETDARQLLLVGALPDVVEDQALDLLKALGIGPVSVLPARHLESGLAVGPNTVFALTQPFLGGTHAALERRGARHLSAPFPFGEEGTTAWLQAVAREFGVDQAHFDAVTGAPRARARRAVAKAADALRGKSVFFFPDSQLEIPLARFLTRECGMQALEVGAPFIHKGLVGEELDLLAEGPTLAEGQDVELQLDRCRAARPDLTVCGLGLANPLEAEGLATKWAIELVFTPVHFYEQAGDLAGLFSRPLRRRNLLQLEAAE, from the coding sequence ATGACCCACCACGCGCGCCCCCCGGACAGGCCCCATCCGCCCGCACAGGCACGGGGCTGCCGTGATACTCCGATTCTCAAGCAACGCGGCCAGCACGAAGTGTTTTGCGGGCTGACAGGCATTATCTGGCTGCATCGCAAGATGCAGGATGCATTTTTTCTGGTGGTCGGGTCGCGGACCTGCGCTCATCTGCTGCAATCGGCGGCGGGCGTGATGATTTTCGCCGAGCCGCGCTTTGGCACCGCAATCCTGGAAGAGGGCGATCTGGCCGGGCTGAAGGATGCCCAGGACGAGCTGGAGCGCGTGGTCGTCGACCTGCTTACGCGCCGTGCCGACATCCGCCAGCTCTTTCTTGTTGGCTCCTGCCCGTCCGAAGTGATCAAGCTTGACCTGGCCCGTGCCGCCGAGCGCCTGTCAGCAAAATTTGCCCCCAAGGTGCGCGTGCTCAATTATTCCGGTTCGGGCATCGAAACCACCTTCACCGAAGGTGAGGATGCCTGCCTCGCGGCGATGGTCCCTGCCCTGCCCGAAACCGATGCGCGCCAACTGCTGCTTGTCGGCGCTCTGCCTGATGTCGTCGAGGATCAGGCGCTCGATCTGCTCAAAGCTCTGGGTATCGGACCGGTTTCGGTCCTGCCCGCCCGTCACCTTGAAAGCGGTCTGGCCGTTGGCCCCAATACCGTTTTCGCCTTAACCCAGCCGTTTCTAGGGGGCACCCATGCCGCCCTGGAACGGCGCGGGGCGCGTCACCTTTCCGCGCCGTTCCCGTTCGGCGAAGAGGGCACCACCGCGTGGCTTCAAGCCGTTGCGCGGGAGTTCGGCGTCGACCAGGCGCATTTCGACGCCGTCACCGGCGCGCCCCGCGCCCGCGCCAGACGCGCAGTGGCCAAGGCCGCCGACGCGCTGCGCGGCAAATCCGTCTTCTTTTTCCCCGACAGCCAGCTTGAAATTCCGCTGGCGCGGTTTCTCACCCGCGAATGCGGCATGCAGGCGCTGGAAGTCGGCGCGCCCTTTATTCACAAGGGGCTTGTGGGCGAAGAGCTCGACCTGCTCGCAGAAGGGCCAACCCTGGCCGAGGGTCAGGATGTCGAGCTGCAACTTGACCGGTGCCGTGCGGCGCGGCCCGACCTGACGGTCTGCGGCCTGGGCCTTGCCAACCCGCTGGAGGCAGAGGGGCTGGCCACCAAATGGGCGATCGAACTGGTGTTCACGCCAGTGCATTTCTACGAACAGGCCGGCGATCTGGCCGGGCTCTTCTCGCGCCCGCTGCGGCGCCGCAACCTTCTGCAACTGGAGGCGGCGGAATGA
- the bchB gene encoding ferredoxin:protochlorophyllide reductase (ATP-dependent) subunit B: MKLAVWTYEGPPHVGALRVATAMKGLHYVLHAPQGDTYADLLFTMIERRDHRPPVTYTTFQARDLGADTANLFKTACQAAYDRFQPQAMIVGASCTAELIQDDPGGMAETMGLPVPVIPLELPSYQRKENFGADETLFQIIRHLARPMERTAHLSCNLIGPTALGFRHRDDITEVTALLEDMGISVNVAAPYGASPEDITRLGAAHFNVLMYPETGESSCRWMERELGQPFTKTVPLGVGATRDFVNEVAGLAGVKPRLDTSRLRLPWYAASVDSTYLTGKRVFLFGDGTHVAAAARIARDEMGFEVVGLGCYNREMARPIRALAKEYGVEALITDDYLEVERAIEDLAVELILGTQMERHIAKRLGIPCAVISAPVHVQDFPARYAPQMGIEGANVIFDTWVHPLVMGLEEHLLHMFRDDFEFHDAAGPSHHGGHAAPPPPDEPEPRQESAEVIWLADAEKELKKIPFFVRGKARRNTELFAADRGEKVISIETLYEAKAHYAR; the protein is encoded by the coding sequence ATGAAGCTTGCCGTCTGGACATATGAAGGCCCGCCGCATGTCGGCGCGTTGCGCGTGGCCACGGCGATGAAGGGGTTGCACTACGTGCTGCACGCACCGCAGGGCGACACCTATGCCGATCTCCTGTTCACCATGATCGAGCGCCGGGACCATCGCCCGCCGGTGACCTACACCACCTTTCAGGCGCGCGATCTGGGCGCGGATACGGCCAACCTCTTCAAGACCGCCTGTCAGGCCGCCTATGACCGGTTCCAGCCGCAGGCGATGATTGTCGGGGCCTCCTGCACGGCGGAGCTTATTCAGGATGACCCGGGCGGGATGGCCGAAACGATGGGCCTGCCCGTGCCCGTGATCCCGTTGGAGCTGCCCAGCTATCAGCGTAAGGAAAATTTCGGCGCGGATGAGACGCTGTTTCAGATCATCCGCCACCTCGCCCGCCCAATGGAGCGCACAGCGCATTTGAGCTGCAACCTGATCGGCCCGACGGCGCTGGGGTTCCGGCACCGTGACGACATCACCGAAGTGACCGCCCTGCTTGAGGACATGGGCATCTCGGTCAACGTCGCCGCCCCTTATGGGGCGTCTCCGGAGGATATCACCCGGCTCGGGGCGGCGCATTTCAACGTGCTGATGTATCCCGAAACCGGTGAGAGCTCCTGCCGCTGGATGGAGCGCGAGCTGGGCCAACCCTTTACCAAGACGGTGCCGCTCGGTGTTGGTGCCACGCGCGACTTCGTGAATGAGGTGGCGGGTCTGGCAGGGGTGAAGCCCCGGCTCGATACCTCCCGTCTGCGCCTGCCCTGGTATGCGGCCAGCGTTGACTCGACCTATCTGACCGGCAAGCGTGTCTTTCTTTTCGGTGATGGCACCCATGTGGCCGCGGCGGCCCGCATCGCTCGCGATGAGATGGGGTTCGAGGTGGTCGGCCTTGGCTGCTACAACCGCGAGATGGCCCGCCCCATCCGGGCTCTGGCAAAGGAATACGGCGTCGAGGCGCTGATCACGGATGATTATCTGGAGGTGGAGCGCGCCATCGAGGATCTGGCGGTGGAGCTGATCCTCGGCACCCAGATGGAGCGCCATATCGCCAAGCGGCTCGGCATTCCCTGCGCGGTGATTTCCGCGCCGGTGCATGTGCAGGATTTCCCGGCGCGCTATGCCCCGCAAATGGGCATCGAGGGTGCCAATGTCATCTTTGACACCTGGGTGCATCCGCTGGTGATGGGGCTGGAAGAGCACCTGTTGCACATGTTCCGCGACGATTTCGAGTTTCACGATGCGGCCGGACCCAGCCATCATGGCGGCCATGCTGCCCCGCCGCCGCCGGACGAGCCCGAGCCAAGGCAGGAAAGCGCAGAAGTCATCTGGCTGGCGGATGCCGAGAAGGAACTCAAGAAGATCCCCTTCTTCGTACGCGGCAAGGCCCGGCGCAATACCGAGCTTTTCGCGGCCGATCGCGGCGAGAAAGTGATCAGCATCGAAACGCTTTACGAGGCAAAGGCCCATTATGCGCGATGA
- a CDS encoding cobalamin B12-binding domain-containing protein, with protein sequence MTDVEKNSTQDPSSPKRSGAGQTDAKRPAIRFLVESALRTVAKTRAERQPRSKAEWVARLGEALMSESEVEHQTVVASLIASGASSNDIYQYYIPEASRFLGEKWVRDEASFVDVTVGSARLQALFRDRTEGDAYAHLLDRSIPLGQSVLMVIPEFEQHSLGAFVAADGLRRHGVWVRMAIGLNNEELCRLVFSNRFSMLGVTLATWKSVEHSAELIGYLRSHAENLPPIVAGGRVVEDRNLVAQRSGVDFAVKSVHEAVERCGLATVAENLSHIDETI encoded by the coding sequence ATGACTGACGTTGAGAAGAATTCCACCCAAGACCCTTCAAGCCCGAAGCGAAGCGGGGCTGGGCAGACAGACGCAAAGCGCCCGGCCATAAGATTTCTTGTGGAGTCGGCGTTGAGGACAGTTGCCAAAACACGAGCCGAACGACAGCCGCGCAGCAAGGCCGAATGGGTCGCGCGCCTGGGCGAGGCGCTGATGTCCGAATCCGAAGTCGAACATCAGACCGTTGTTGCGTCGCTTATCGCGAGCGGGGCTTCTTCGAACGACATTTACCAATATTACATTCCCGAAGCCTCTCGTTTTCTGGGAGAGAAGTGGGTTCGGGACGAAGCCAGCTTTGTCGATGTCACCGTGGGCTCGGCACGCCTGCAGGCCCTTTTCCGGGACCGGACCGAAGGGGACGCGTATGCGCATCTGTTGGATCGGAGCATACCGCTCGGGCAATCGGTGCTGATGGTGATCCCGGAATTCGAGCAGCACTCCCTTGGGGCCTTTGTGGCGGCCGACGGGTTACGGCGGCACGGGGTCTGGGTTCGCATGGCAATTGGGCTAAACAATGAAGAGTTGTGCAGACTGGTGTTTTCAAACCGATTTTCGATGCTTGGGGTTACTTTAGCGACTTGGAAATCTGTTGAACATAGTGCAGAACTGATAGGGTATCTGCGGTCACATGCGGAAAATCTGCCGCCTATCGTTGCGGGGGGGCGTGTGGTCGAAGACAGGAATTTGGTCGCGCAACGGTCAGGGGTGGATTTTGCGGTCAAATCTGTTCACGAGGCTGTCGAGCGCTGCGGCTTGGCAACCGTCGCCGAAAATCTGTCTCACATAGATGAGACGATTTGA
- the bchF gene encoding 2-vinyl bacteriochlorophyllide hydratase — protein sequence MTPHAPHKSKSTTLYTDAQRQRRDGTVWTLVQGILAPAQFLVFLISLALILRYLTTGLGYEAATLSILVKTGFLYLIMITGAIWEKVVFNQFLFAPAFFWEDVFSMLVIALHTAYVWALFTDALSPAGLMVLAMAAYVTYVINAGQFLLKLRAARLQAGGAA from the coding sequence ATGACGCCGCACGCGCCACATAAATCAAAGAGCACGACGCTTTACACCGACGCTCAAAGACAGCGCCGGGACGGCACCGTCTGGACACTCGTTCAGGGCATTCTCGCCCCGGCGCAGTTTCTGGTTTTCCTGATCTCTCTGGCGCTCATCCTGCGCTATCTGACCACCGGGCTGGGCTATGAAGCGGCGACCCTCTCGATCCTCGTGAAAACCGGGTTTCTCTACCTGATCATGATCACCGGTGCGATCTGGGAAAAGGTTGTTTTTAATCAATTTCTTTTTGCTCCGGCCTTCTTCTGGGAAGATGTGTTCTCCATGCTCGTCATCGCCCTGCACACCGCCTATGTGTGGGCCCTCTTCACCGATGCACTGTCGCCTGCGGGACTCATGGTTCTCGCGATGGCGGCCTATGTCACCTACGTCATCAATGCCGGGCAATTCCTGCTCAAACTCAGGGCGGCCCGACTTCAGGCGGGAGGAGCCGCATGA